The following proteins are co-located in the Apium graveolens cultivar Ventura chromosome 5, ASM990537v1, whole genome shotgun sequence genome:
- the LOC141660655 gene encoding uncharacterized protein LOC141660655: MPRQNTNNVMTQLAETLVGNQQGGPRSLISEFKKLSPPIFEGSTNPSEVDKWLQEMEKIFELLGSTDEQKVNLASYQLQGSAYDWTVRAKLEHDFIRLEQGEKQTVSEYEAEFARLAKYVPTLVADEISRARRFEEGLRIEIKRHVAAFELNSYNMVLNKALVVERGLVGDEGKKDSKAKKRWEPTGGFNENDSPRKFNNRGNGGNFSRNASGNKVTCSRCSKNHLDKDCHWNTGACFSCGEKGHKISECPKRDPNRNKDNTNKATLASLIGPNYGRVYQHTPKQD, from the exons ATGCCTCGTCAGAATACTAACAACGTGATGACTCAATTGGCTGAAACATTGGTGGGGAACCAGCAAGGTGGACCTAGGAGCTTGATATCCGAATTTAAGAAGTTAAGTCCACCCATTTTTGAAGGATCTACAAATCCTTCAGAAGTGGATAAGTGGCTACAAGAGATGGAGAAGATTTTTGAGTTACTAGGAAGTACGGACGAACAGAAGGTTAATTTGGCAAGCTACCAACTCCAAGGAAGTGCTTACGACTG GACGGTACGAGCTAAGTTGGAGCACGATTTTATAAGGTTGGAACAAGGAGAAAAGCAAACTGTCTCGGAGTATGAGGCTGAATTCGCCCGTTTGGCTAAGTATGTGCCAACTTTGGTGGCAGACGAGATTAGTAGGGCACGTAGATTTGAGGAAGGATTACGTATTGAGATTAAGAGGCATGTGGCTGCTTTTGAGCTAAACAGCTACAATATGGTGTTGAACAAGGCTTTAGTAGTCGAGAGGGGGCTAGTGGGAGATGAAGGAAAGAAAGACTCTAAGGCTAAGAAGAGATGGGAGCCTACAGGTGGATTTAACGAGAATGATTCCCCGAGAAAGTTCAATAATCGAGGAAATGGTGGAAATTTTTCTCGAAACGCTTCAGGGAACAAGGTGACATGTTCAAGGTGCAGCAAAAATCACTTGGATAAAGACTGTCATTGGAACACAGGAGCTTGTTTTAGTTGTGGAGAGAAGGGACATAAGATTTCTGAATGTCCAAAGCGTGATCCAAATCGTAACAAAGACAATACAAATAAGGCCACTTTGGCATCTCTTATTGGACCAAATTACGGACGAGTGTATCAACATACACCTAAGCAAGATTGA